A section of the Oryzias latipes chromosome 8, ASM223467v1 genome encodes:
- the LOC101156657 gene encoding serine protease 27-like, producing the protein MKLSGFTCGLLLLVFSSTGAEAQTDVCGKPPLNTKVGSRIVGGQAAAAGAWPWQVRMLLPVIGGTALCGGSLINSQWILSAAHCFSSTSTSGVVVYLGETQRKGPNSVSRTVSRIIVHPNYDKLTQDNDISLVEMTSPVTFNDYISPVCLAAKGSNFPAGTTAWVTGFGTLSSGGSTSSTLQEVSVPIVSNTQCRDSYSSLTSNMMCAGLTEGGKDSCQGDSGGPLVSKNDTRWVQAGVVSFGYECAQPNFPGVYTRVSEYQTWISSQVRGSQPGFVRSSSISAAHFISMAVLPVLFSIFVLF; encoded by the exons ATGAAGCTCAGCGGTTTCACCTGTGGACTGCTCCTCCTGGTCTTCTCCTCCACAG GAGCAGAGGCGCAGACAGACG TCTGCGGTAAACCCCCCCTCAACACCAAGGTGGGGTCCAGGATCGTTGGAGGCCAGGCCGCTGCTGCGGGGGCGTGGCCCTGGCAGGTCAGGATGCTGTTACCAGTAATCGGGGGGACAGCTCTCTGTGGGGGGTCTCTGATCAACAGCCAGTGGATCCTGAGCGCCGCTCACTGTTTCAGCAG CACCAGCACTTCAGGTGTGGTCGTTTACCTGGGAGAGACACAGAGAAAAGGTCCTAACTCTGTGAGCAGGACGGTGTCCCGGATTATCGTACATCCAAACTACGACAAGCTAACTCAGGACAACGACATTTCCCTGGTGGAGATGACCTCACCTGTGACCTTCAACGACTACATCAGCCCCGTTTGTTTGGCGGCAAAGGGAAGCAACTTCCCGGCCGGGACCACCGCCTGGGTCACCGGCTTTGGGACGCTTTCATCTGGAG GAAGTACCTCTTCCACTCTACAGGAAGTGAGCGTTCCCATCGTGTCCAACACTCAGTGTAGGGACTCTTACAGTTCACTCACCAGCAACATGATGTGTGCTGGTCTGACAGAGGGAGGGAAGGATTCCTGTCAG GGAGACTCCGGTGGTCCACTGGTGAGTAAAAACGACACCAGGTGGGTCCAGGCTGGAGTGGTGAGCTTCGGATATGAATGTGCTCAGCCAAACTTCCCGGGAGTCTACACCCGGGTCTCAGAgtaccagacctggatcagcaGCCAGGTCAGGGGCTCCCAGCCGGGATTCGTCCGCTCCTCCAGCATCTCAGCAGCTCACTTCATCTCCATGGCTGTGTTGCCCGTCCTCTTCTCCATCTTTGTCCTCTTCTGA